Proteins encoded in a region of the Bacillota bacterium genome:
- the rpmC gene encoding 50S ribosomal protein L29, protein MKVNEIREMTDEELVRKISDSKDELFRLRFQLATGQLDNMMKIKEVRRRIARFKTILREREIGIERALRMN, encoded by the coding sequence AGGGAGATGACCGACGAAGAATTGGTCCGCAAAATCTCCGATTCGAAAGACGAGTTATTCAGGTTGCGCTTTCAGTTGGCGACAGGGCAGCTTGATAACATGATGAAGATTAAGGAAGTCCGGCGCCGGATAGCCAGGTTTAAAACCATCCTTCGCGAGAGGGAGATCGGGATTGAGAGAGCGCTGAGGATGAACTGA